The following coding sequences lie in one Erwinia amylovora genomic window:
- the iraP gene encoding anti-adapter protein IraP: MKQLVIDILMKLARMDVDTKELTAQVEAQSLVLAALLLTVGKDGAPSIAENIQNAILAVSRGGEDFLQTDVDLLLTHVNRLLAVTRYVDEAAPAEDA, encoded by the coding sequence ATGAAACAGCTGGTTATCGATATCCTGATGAAGCTTGCCAGAATGGATGTGGACACCAAAGAGCTGACGGCTCAGGTTGAAGCGCAATCACTGGTGCTGGCTGCGCTGCTGCTTACCGTGGGTAAAGACGGGGCACCTTCAATCGCTGAAAACATCCAGAATGCCATCCTCGCCGTATCACGCGGGGGCGAGGATTTTCTGCAAACCGACGTGGATTTATTGCTTACCCATGTGAATCGTTTGCTGGCGGTTACGCGATATGTCGATGAAGCCGCGCCAGCTGAAGATGCCTAA
- a CDS encoding class I SAM-dependent methyltransferase has protein sequence MLSTLSWLKNKASYLQEFIADPRNTGTVAPSSRALCETMTDAVDWQHCLRVAELGAGEGVLTRHLLARMRADARLLTFETNPRFYPGLNAMQDRDARLQVVPESAENLAGQFDAIFSCLPLLTLPHALRHRILQRAADRLHTNGVFVQFQYTAMCEKLLSTYFAWNRTRVLANLPPAWVYRGHSLTQLSRVNPAR, from the coding sequence TTGCTGTCTACACTGTCCTGGTTGAAAAACAAAGCCAGCTACCTTCAGGAATTTATCGCCGATCCACGCAATACCGGGACTGTCGCCCCTTCATCGCGTGCATTGTGTGAAACCATGACGGATGCGGTGGATTGGCAGCACTGTCTGCGCGTTGCCGAATTAGGGGCCGGGGAGGGGGTGTTAACCCGCCATTTGTTGGCGCGTATGCGTGCAGATGCCCGTTTATTGACTTTCGAGACCAATCCACGCTTTTATCCCGGCCTTAACGCCATGCAGGATCGGGATGCGCGCTTGCAGGTGGTGCCTGAGTCAGCGGAAAATCTTGCTGGACAGTTCGATGCTATTTTTTCCTGCTTACCGTTGTTGACCTTGCCGCACGCTTTACGCCATCGTATTTTGCAGCGTGCTGCCGACAGGCTTCACACCAATGGGGTATTTGTCCAGTTCCAGTACACTGCAATGTGCGAGAAGCTGCTTTCCACTTACTTTGCCTGGAACCGAACGCGCGTGTTGGCAAACCTGCCCCCCGCGTGGGTTTATCGCGGGCACTCGCTGACGCAGTTAAGCAGGGTCAACCCTGCTCGTTAA
- a CDS encoding acyltransferase codes for MLKTLNIKLLMPIATYLVILLHTAAVPFNTFHGAWSVAVMYDALGRISFPLYLLTAGYISLNKNESLLSTLKTRVLNLLIPLVAWTAVYFIYNHMVNSSTTPFSVLETLSTPAYPHLWFIYTLILLYLITPLLNTFIQHGSQQRIHYIIAIWFALASVYMLFDNFKDSVLENHPESVPSNIDMVVYLSGFYIIGGVARRYKLAPKTPIASVIFILSAVLTAVMCYSLSISINQPNEIFLFYSAPTIVTLALACFFMLLNARLRFTRRLSLSIRGLNRLSTGIFFIHMLVLETLLRLWPVNFDNYYAILTIPAVALLSYAVSALLVAALRLVPGLKRVV; via the coding sequence TTGTTGAAAACCCTCAATATTAAACTGTTAATGCCAATTGCCACCTATCTGGTGATCCTGCTACATACTGCTGCGGTGCCGTTCAATACCTTTCATGGTGCCTGGTCAGTAGCAGTTATGTATGACGCACTGGGGCGCATTTCCTTTCCGCTGTACTTACTGACTGCCGGCTATATTTCGCTCAATAAAAATGAGTCACTGCTCAGTACGTTAAAGACCCGGGTGCTGAACCTGCTGATACCGCTTGTCGCCTGGACGGCGGTTTACTTTATATATAACCACATGGTTAATAGTAGTACTACCCCCTTCAGCGTGCTGGAAACGCTCAGTACTCCTGCCTACCCACATTTATGGTTTATCTATACTCTGATCCTGCTGTATCTGATCACTCCGCTGCTGAATACCTTTATCCAGCACGGTAGCCAGCAGCGAATTCATTATATTATCGCCATCTGGTTTGCTCTGGCTTCCGTTTATATGCTGTTTGATAATTTCAAAGATAGCGTGCTGGAAAATCATCCTGAATCCGTGCCAAGTAATATTGATATGGTGGTTTATCTGTCCGGTTTTTATATTATTGGTGGCGTTGCGCGTCGCTATAAGCTGGCACCTAAAACCCCCATCGCCAGCGTGATATTTATACTGAGTGCGGTACTCACCGCGGTGATGTGCTATTCGTTATCAATCAGCATCAACCAGCCTAATGAGATTTTTTTGTTCTATTCGGCACCGACCATTGTCACGCTCGCGCTGGCCTGTTTTTTCATGCTGCTCAATGCGCGATTGCGGTTCACAAGGCGTTTGAGTTTGTCAATTCGCGGGCTAAACAGACTGAGTACAGGCATTTTCTTTATTCATATGCTGGTACTGGAAACACTACTGCGGCTGTGGCCGGTAAATTTTGACAACTACTACGCCATCCTGACCATTCCGGCGGTGGCGCTGTTGAGTTATGCGGTATCAGCTCTGCTGGTAGCGGCGCTACGGTTGGTTCCGGGGCTTAAACGAGTGGTATGA
- a CDS encoding KTSC domain-containing protein, producing MKQQPVALSAIPGVGYDVEKHLSEVGTLCHGTLPLSGVPQAARHFLIAARSGGLFFYQHIKHRYHQL from the coding sequence ATGAAGCAACAGCCTGTGGCATTATCCGCTATTCCTGGTGTCGGATATGATGTTGAAAAGCATCTTTCGGAGGTGGGAACCCTGTGCCATGGCACTTTACCCTTAAGCGGTGTTCCTCAGGCTGCCCGGCACTTTTTGATCGCCGCACGGTCCGGTGGACTCTTCTTTTACCAGCACATTAAACATCGTTATCATCAACTTTGA
- a CDS encoding ABC transporter ATP-binding protein — protein MIELSQLSVAHKQGYELRSVVHDVSLSVSPGECFGLVGPSGCGKSSLLWVMAGLNAHWRGGMRLAGHQPVAGRPFAGQLRRDVQMVFQDPYASLHPRHRLRRTLAEPLKLIGSERINDRIDRGFHHVGLDPALADRYPHQLSGGQRQRVAIVRALLLEPKILLLDEPTSALDMSVQAEILNLLTRLKQQDNLTMVLVSHDPDVIDHMCERAVYMERGRLVG, from the coding sequence ATGATTGAGTTAAGCCAATTAAGCGTTGCCCACAAGCAGGGCTACGAGCTGCGCAGCGTGGTGCATGATGTGTCGCTATCGGTCAGCCCCGGCGAGTGCTTTGGCCTGGTCGGCCCCTCCGGCTGCGGCAAATCGTCACTGCTGTGGGTGATGGCCGGTCTGAATGCGCACTGGCGTGGCGGCATGCGGCTGGCCGGGCATCAGCCTGTAGCGGGCCGGCCTTTTGCCGGGCAGCTACGGCGCGATGTACAGATGGTGTTTCAGGATCCGTATGCTTCACTGCACCCGCGTCACCGTCTGCGCCGCACCCTTGCTGAACCGCTGAAATTGATCGGCAGCGAGCGGATCAATGATCGGATCGATCGGGGTTTCCACCATGTCGGGTTGGATCCGGCGCTGGCGGATCGCTATCCGCATCAGCTCTCCGGCGGCCAGCGCCAGCGCGTGGCGATTGTGCGCGCTTTGCTGCTGGAGCCGAAAATTCTGTTGCTGGATGAGCCGACTTCCGCGCTGGACATGTCAGTGCAGGCAGAAATCCTTAATTTGCTTACCCGGCTGAAGCAACAGGATAATCTGACGATGGTGCTGGTCAGCCACGATCCTGATGTCATCGACCATATGTGCGAACGCGCAGTGTATATGGAACGGGGAAGACTGGTCGGTTAA
- a CDS encoding ABC transporter ATP-binding protein, whose translation MTTDSSALIVADGLTIRAANAALLVKNISFTLGRERVALVGESGSGKSLTARALMGLLAPSLQVEATRLDIAGENALLLSERRWSQLRGNQLGMVMQDPKYALNPLRTIGWQVAEPLKLHGRFSRAEIKEKVCEMLNAVGLPQPATLMQRYPHQLSGGMGQRVMLAMALIAEPRFLIADEPTSALDHAMRDQVLGLIRRLVDQRNMGLLLISHDLQQVSEHCERVMVMYQGEVLDRLPAAELPRATHPYTRTLWSCRPGKATHGKLLPVLDRAALLQGDRDD comes from the coding sequence ATGACAACTGATTCTTCTGCGCTCATTGTGGCAGATGGCCTGACTATTCGTGCGGCCAACGCGGCGCTGCTGGTGAAAAATATCAGCTTTACCCTCGGTCGTGAGCGTGTGGCGCTGGTCGGGGAGTCCGGCTCAGGCAAATCGCTGACCGCGCGCGCGCTTATGGGCCTGCTGGCCCCCTCCTTGCAGGTAGAGGCCACCAGGCTTGATATCGCCGGGGAAAACGCCCTGCTCCTCAGTGAGCGCCGCTGGAGTCAGCTTCGCGGTAACCAGCTGGGCATGGTGATGCAGGACCCGAAATACGCCCTCAATCCGCTTCGCACTATCGGCTGGCAGGTCGCCGAGCCGTTAAAACTGCACGGCCGCTTTTCCCGCGCCGAGATAAAGGAAAAAGTGTGCGAGATGCTCAACGCAGTCGGGTTGCCGCAGCCTGCAACGCTGATGCAGCGCTATCCCCACCAGCTTTCAGGTGGGATGGGGCAGCGCGTAATGCTGGCAATGGCGCTGATCGCCGAACCGCGTTTTCTGATCGCCGATGAACCGACTTCCGCGCTGGACCACGCGATGCGCGACCAGGTGCTGGGGCTGATCCGACGTTTGGTGGATCAGCGCAATATGGGGCTGCTGCTGATCAGTCACGATCTGCAACAGGTTTCCGAGCACTGTGAACGGGTAATGGTGATGTATCAGGGCGAAGTGCTGGACCGACTGCCCGCAGCGGAATTACCCCGCGCCACCCATCCTTATACGCGCACGCTGTGGTCGTGCCGCCCGGGAAAAGCGACCCACGGCAAGCTGCTGCCGGTGCTGGATCGCGCCGCGCTGCTACAGGGAGACCGCGATGATTGA
- a CDS encoding ABC transporter permease encodes MTPFLPNAESVKPRVHLNITLTIGLSLIGLLIFAALFAPLLAPNDPNVQEMAVRLMPPSADHWLGTDGFGRDLLSRVIYGARPTLLLVSLILVLTIPVGMLVGISAGYLGGWSERVLMRITDIFLSLPNLVIALALVAMMGPGLMNGALALALTSWPPFARQARAETLALRRSDYLAAARMQGIHGLRLMFGHILPLCLPTAVVRAALGLGGIILSAAGLGFLGMGIQPPTAEWGSMVAEGSKVIFDQWWVAAVPGGAILFASLAFNLTGDGLRDRLDTRNDN; translated from the coding sequence ATGACGCCATTTCTCCCCAATGCGGAAAGCGTTAAGCCACGCGTGCACCTTAATATCACGCTGACGATTGGCCTTAGCCTGATCGGCCTGCTGATTTTTGCCGCCCTGTTTGCCCCACTGCTGGCTCCGAACGATCCCAACGTGCAGGAGATGGCCGTTCGGCTGATGCCTCCTTCTGCCGACCACTGGCTGGGAACGGACGGCTTTGGCCGCGACTTACTGTCCAGAGTGATTTACGGCGCACGGCCCACGCTGCTGCTGGTGTCGTTAATTCTGGTACTGACCATTCCGGTCGGAATGCTGGTCGGCATCAGCGCCGGCTACCTTGGCGGCTGGAGCGAGCGGGTACTGATGCGCATCACCGATATTTTCCTGTCGCTGCCCAATCTGGTGATTGCACTGGCGCTGGTGGCGATGATGGGGCCAGGGCTGATGAATGGTGCGCTGGCGCTGGCGCTAACCAGCTGGCCGCCCTTTGCCCGCCAGGCGCGTGCCGAAACCCTGGCGCTGCGCCGCAGCGACTATCTTGCCGCCGCCCGTATGCAGGGTATTCACGGTCTGCGCCTGATGTTCGGCCATATTTTGCCGCTTTGTCTGCCAACGGCGGTAGTGCGCGCTGCGCTCGGCCTCGGCGGGATCATTCTCTCTGCTGCTGGCCTGGGGTTCCTCGGCATGGGCATTCAGCCGCCGACCGCCGAATGGGGTTCAATGGTCGCCGAAGGCAGCAAGGTGATTTTCGATCAATGGTGGGTCGCGGCCGTCCCCGGCGGTGCGATCCTGTTTGCCAGCCTGGCATTCAATCTGACAGGTGATGGCCTGCGTGACCGACTGGACACCCGAAATGACAACTGA